In Kryptolebias marmoratus isolate JLee-2015 linkage group LG2, ASM164957v2, whole genome shotgun sequence, the genomic stretch AGTGGAGGAGTTTGTATGTCtgaatgatcctaggagctatgctgtcagtaGGATCTCCCAAGGCAGATTGGTCCTGAGTGACAGGCAAGACAAAGAGTGATTCAAAACACTTGTATGGACAAGAAAAGACAAGGACCTCAATGTCCCTTGCCTGGATATGGGTTACTGGGGCTTCTACCCTAGAGTAAAGCCTGGGAGAGAGGCTCATTGGCGAGCACCTGGTGATCAGGCCAGGTGGCCCATTTGGCCTCAACCCAAATGAGTTACATGGGTTTGACTTCCCatgggcccaccacctgcaggaggggTCATACAGGTCAGGTGCAAAGTGCTTTGGGCGGCAGGCAAAGGCAGGGGCCTTGGCACGCTGAACCAAGCTTACCAAAGCTGACTTTTGGGATATGGACTATCATCTCTATGGTGAGGAAGGAGCCTAagcttgtgtgtgaggttgaaaGGTACCAACTAGTCAGACTCATCTCAATGCACAGTGTGGGTCCTGGAACCGATCTCCTTGAGAGGGGGTGGACCTTTTTTCAttctggagttgcccacggtAAAAGGCACCAGGCTTGTGTGGGGCTACTTATAGTCCCCCGTTTTGGTGCTTATGCATTGGAATTTTCCCTGATAGATGAGAGGCTAGCTTATCTGCGCCTTCGGGAGGGGGAATCAAGGAATTTTAACTTGTGATTGCCCATGAAATGAGAAGTAGATTCAAACAAATAAGTTGAAAAAAGtgatttgtttattgattttaaaataatacttAGGTGTTGTGTGTCACAAATTTGATGGGGTTTGGTGTCCCccttttcagaataaatatcaaaaaagtaaaattctaAGATAATTAAGCCATCCAGGTTATCACAGTTGTTTAATCACTGTTTATAGAGgcaatcattttgttttgttttcccctgtTCATAGGGATGGTATGTTTTTACTGATCAATAATTTAGACTGTGTGTAATGGTGACCCTATTTTATGAAATGACCCATAGAGGGGTTACAGTGCACAGACACGCTGTACTCATCCATAACATCACAAAGTTaatgaatacataaatatacataaataaattcataaaatcattaaaaatctgcTGCAACACATGATCCTCCAACCTCTAAATACCTTATTTGAGAACAAAATCCCTGTTTGggaacatatatatatatatataataaaaactacattcaaccaaaacagtatgGATTATGAAATCTGTAAACTAAATTGCCCttcagataataataattattagttttatacAGAGAAGACGGGCAAAActgccattttttaaacaaaaagtgcaaacaagcaAAAGCACACAgcgacagaagcacaaatgcgACATACCCATTCTCAAAGGTTCAGCGGTTTGTCTCATTCATTTGGTTTCAATCTGAAGTGTTCCCACACTGCTGCTGTTACGTTCaaccttgaaaccaattccatttcgtttttttcccccaatatcaaacagctttttttttagcttgccATCTCCTCACAGGGCTCTAATGCTGCAGAGGTACAAGACAGTATGCCTTGACTGGCTACTTGACGCGATAGTTCACACCCCCCCTTACGCAAAGGAAATAAGAAAGGGAgaggtcagtgaagagcaccggagttgagccttttgtcatccagtgtctttagtagaaagagaaagagacatgataaacacagataaatgaaaattctcaacattattttaatttatcatgcgattaattgatttattgtttatcgcgacaggcctaTGAGTAgatatgtaatataatatataatgaCATATACCTCCTAATTTTCATGTAATATGCATCAAGATGTCACATTTAACAATCTACCTGCAAGTGATTCCAGCTTTGCCTTGAATTACTCAGTGATGAGATTCTTGTCCTTCAGTTCTTCATAGCCttgttattataaaaaaacaaaaaaaacacttattgaTGAAATGTTATGCTGTCCAGGCATTTCCTGTGGTGTTTTGTGCAGCAAATGCTGCGCAATATGAAGGCATGATAATACTGCTGAGCACAAAGCTTGAAATAAATTTTCTTCCTGAAGATGGCAGCATTTTTGACTCCTCAAAATTCACATGATAGCACGTCTATAGGATATACGTCATTGATCACATTAGTGTGTCTGTGTATGGGCGGAGCTATGACTGGgtggtggaggtgtgtgtgggggggtgggagGAGTCAACAAGTTATGGGCAAATTTGGGCTTGGTCATGGGTTTGATAGTTGTCAAAGTTTGATGAAAGTTAAGGTATGccattttaaatgctaaaaaaaattatgtcaataaaatgttagttttcttCATTGCATCTTCctgagataaagaaaaaaaaattattcaagctgaacattttccaTCACCAGTTGCCTACCAGCTGCCACTCTGCCAGCTCGTCAATCAGACAATTTCTCTGGAAAAGGAGGGCTGTTTTGAGTGTCATCCAGTGGAAACAACTATCTGCAGTGGGCACTGCTTCACCAAAGTGAGTAATGTAAAGAATAGTAAATTGGAAGTAAACTAGAGCACATCACATCAGTGCTACttgagaaaaatgttatttgtagCATCTTTTTCATGGATGATGCTTGGAGTTGCCgaattttgaatttatttggaCAAATAGTCACCGACTCTTTAGTTCTTTAACTTTCTGTTCTCCATGACACTTTTAATGGTATCTCATAGTGGTGtaaaaaacatacagtacattGTGATTTCTGCTTCCCTGCAGTACCCCATCATGGCCATACGATTCAGCAAAGTGTACCAGCACGTGTGCACATATCAGGATATTTACTACAAGACCTTTGAGCTTCCTGACTGTCTACCTGGAGTGGACCCAGTCATCACCTACCCTGTGGCTTTGAGCTGCCGCTGTAGCCGCTGCAACATGGATATGTCCGACTGCACCTTTGAGAGCCTGAAGCCTGATTTCTGCATGAATGACATTCCTTTTTACTATTAGACTTGACTTATGGCCGCTAATAGTacaataaatagataaaacaatatGTTTATGACCTTCATTTTCTTTAGCATTCACACAGATTGTTAAGTTCAAGTTATAAAAGAAACACTAAAGACTTCTTGGAATATCTCAAAAGTGAACAACTATAGGAGTCATCAGCCAACTTAAGTAATCCCTAAGGTGGAACAATTAGTAAAAAGGGTGTACTTTCTTGTTGTTTAACCCCTCTAACTGATAGAATAACAACATATTGAACTGTATCTTATGTGAAATCAATTATATTTAGactacttttatttaatcaccccattatttatcagatctcaacaacttGAGGCTCAATTCATTCATTACAGGTAGCTTTCATCATACCTATTatcataaaataatgaaaattttaattattatttttttaatcaacaaacaaaaaataaataaacaccaaaagtgaaattcatttaacacaaaatacaaTTACCACTAAAAATTCGGGATCAGTGTTCTGAGTTTTAGCATAAACTAATTACTCTGAAATAACAGAACCTAAGTTAAACTATTATATTCACTTTACAATGACTAAAGAAGGATTGTGCTCTGGAGGCAAGAATTAACAAGAATTGTTTAAATGGGGTGTTTGAAATTAGTTTCTACATTTTAAGTTTTGCATGCACAAGAATTTGAAGAGTTTAATCTATA encodes the following:
- the lhb gene encoding lutropin subunit beta; amino-acid sequence: MMAQVSRAMFPLVLSLIIGASSFIWILTPAVAYQLPLCQLVNQTISLEKEGCFECHPVETTICSGHCFTKYPIMAIRFSKVYQHVCTYQDIYYKTFELPDCLPGVDPVITYPVALSCRCSRCNMDMSDCTFESLKPDFCMNDIPFYY